CTGCCGGGTTCCCATATTAGAGGTCATTATCACTACCGTATTCCTAAAATCTACTTTGCGCCCAAATGAGTCGGTCAACTGTCCTTCATCAAGCAATTGCAGCAGTAAATTAAAGACCTCCGGATGAGCTTTTTCAATCTCATCAAGAAGAACGATTGAGTAGGGATGACGTCTGACTTTTTCTGTCAGTTGGCCGCCTTCCTCATAGCCGACATAGCCGGGCGGAGCGCCGATTAAACGAGAAACAGCGAATTTCTCCATATATTCCGACATGTCGATTCTAATCAGCGAATCTTCATCCTCGAAAAGGAATCCATTTAATGCCTTTGCCAGTTCGGTTTTGCCAACGCCTGTTGGGCCCAGGAAAATAAAAGTGCCGATTGGTTTATTGGGGTCATTAAGGCCGGCTCTCGTGCGTCGAATAGCCTTCGCAATCGCCCCTATTGCTTCCTGCTGGCCGACAATTCTTTTCTTAATATCCTCTTCCATTCGCAAAAGTTTTTTCGATTCTTTCTCCTCGAGTTTAAATAACGGGATGCCGGTCATCTTGGAGATTACTGCGGCAATATCCTCAGAGCTGATTACCGTTTTTTGATTGGCTCGTTTTTCATCCCATGCTTTCTTGTCGTTTTCCAATTGTTCCCTTTTAGTCCTAATCAAATCACGAAGCTGGGCGGCTTTTTCAAATTCCTGACTTTTTACTGATGTATCTTTTTGCTTAGTTAATTCGATTATTTCATCTTCGAGAATATTGAAGGATTCCGGTTTGGTAAAGGCGTTCAAATGCGCCCGACTTCCTGTCTCATCGATTATGTCAATAGATTTATCAGGCTGAAACTTGCCGGAAACATAGCGGTCGGATAATTTGACAGCCGCATCGATAGCATCATCGGCAATCTCGATTTTATGATGTTCCTCATATCGCTCGCGCAGTCCTTTCAAAATCTCGATAGTATCCTCAGTTGAGGGAGGATTAACAACAATAGTCTGGAAACGTCTGTCTAAGGCGCCGTCTTTTTCGATATATTTACGGTACTCGTTTAATGTGGTAGCGCCAATACACTGCAGTTCTCCTCGCGAGAGGGCTGGTTTGAATATATTTGAGGCGTCAAGGCTGCCCTCGGCGCCGCCGGCACCGACAATAGTATGAAGCTCATCAATAAAGATTATAACATCCTGAGAGTTTAATATTTCATTCATGACAGCTTTAAGACGTTCCTCGAATTGGCCGCGATATTTAGTGCCAGCCACAAGCGATGCCATATCAAGCGTTACGATTCGTTTATCTTCGATTGTTTGAGGCACCTTGCCTTCAACCATTCGCTGGGCTAATCCTTCAGCTATGGCGGTTTTGCCCACGCCCGGTTCGCCTATCAACACAGGGTTGTTCTTTTTCCGCCGCGAAAGAACCTGGATTACTCTTTCAATTTCATCCTCACGGCCGATTATCGGGTCGAGTTTGTCTCGTCTGGCAAGCTCGGTAAGGTCGCGGCCAAAATGATCTAAAGCGGGAGTCTTTGATTTTTTACGTTTTTTACCGAATGCTGACGGCTTGCCCTGCTGTATATTGCGCAGTTCCTCATAAACCTCTTTATAATCGATATCATACATAGAGAGAACCTGGGCGGCGACGCCTTCCTCATCTTTTAATAGCGCCAACAGGATATGCTCGGTATCGATATCTTTCGATTTGAGCGCCCGCGCCTCATTGCCCGAAATCTCAAGCGTCTTTTTAGCTCTTGCGGTTAACGGAAGTTGTCCCATTTGCATGGTGCCGCCGGATGGCTGCACTATTTCTTCCACGCTTTTTTTAAGCTCGCCAAGATCGACGCCGATATTCTGGAGTATTTCAGCTGCGCTGCCTTCTCCCAAACGAATCAATCCTAAAAGGAGATGTTCGGTGCCAATATAGTCGTGTTTTAATCTAGCCGCTTCATCCCGAGCATATTCAATTGCCCTTCTCGCTTTTTCGGTAAACATTTCATTCATATAATAATCTCCCGTTTGGCATTACTTTTTACTTGTTAACTGCTCCCTAACAAGGCTTGCCCTAACCATATCACGTTCAACCGAGGCCATTTCTCGATTATAATATTTTTGAATATGAGCAGGTTGAGTTATGATTAACAGTTCATTTATCTGACGCAAAGAAACCTCGTTAATAATCTTAAGAGATACTCCCAGCCTGAGAGCCGATAAAAGATTCATCACCTCGCTGGATGACAATACGCGGGCATGACTAAGTATCCCATAAGAGCGCCAGACCTTATCCTCTATCTGGTCGGGCGCATCCTTCATTAGAGTTTCCTGCGAGCTTAATTCATATTCAATAATCTGCTGGGTAACTTTGGCTAATGAATCTATAATTTCATCTTCAGACCGCCCCAGAGTTGTCTGATTCGATACCTGAAACAGGTTTCCAAGAACTTCAGTGCCCTCGCCGTAAAAGCCCCTGACTACCAAACCTACCTTGGATATTTTATTGATTACATTGTCGATTTCCCTGGTTAGCACAAGGCCGGGCAGGTGGATTAAAATTGACGCCCTTAAGCCGGTGCCAACATTTGTCGGACAAGATGTTAAATGACCGAA
The window above is part of the Candidatus Zixiibacteriota bacterium genome. Proteins encoded here:
- a CDS encoding protein arginine kinase translates to MFEDLVNEPVSWLTGEGPDSEIVLSSRIRLARNLREFRFPPSADTDTRDKIITFVRTAFESAEIDKDGKFYRSNDINTLDQSFLVERHLISPEFMKDGTGRGLYIGNSKRLSIMINEEDHIRLQVISSGLAMNDCWEYANSIDDKLSRKIEYAYDNKFGHLTSCPTNVGTGLRASILIHLPGLVLTREIDNVINKISKVGLVVRGFYGEGTEVLGNLFQVSNQTTLGRSEDEIIDSLAKVTQQIIEYELSSQETLMKDAPDQIEDKVWRSYGILSHARVLSSSEVMNLLSALRLGVSLKIINEVSLRQINELLIITQPAHIQKYYNREMASVERDMVRASLVREQLTSKK
- a CDS encoding ATP-dependent Clp protease ATP-binding subunit; this translates as MNEMFTEKARRAIEYARDEAARLKHDYIGTEHLLLGLIRLGEGSAAEILQNIGVDLGELKKSVEEIVQPSGGTMQMGQLPLTARAKKTLEISGNEARALKSKDIDTEHILLALLKDEEGVAAQVLSMYDIDYKEVYEELRNIQQGKPSAFGKKRKKSKTPALDHFGRDLTELARRDKLDPIIGREDEIERVIQVLSRRKKNNPVLIGEPGVGKTAIAEGLAQRMVEGKVPQTIEDKRIVTLDMASLVAGTKYRGQFEERLKAVMNEILNSQDVIIFIDELHTIVGAGGAEGSLDASNIFKPALSRGELQCIGATTLNEYRKYIEKDGALDRRFQTIVVNPPSTEDTIEILKGLRERYEEHHKIEIADDAIDAAVKLSDRYVSGKFQPDKSIDIIDETGSRAHLNAFTKPESFNILEDEIIELTKQKDTSVKSQEFEKAAQLRDLIRTKREQLENDKKAWDEKRANQKTVISSEDIAAVISKMTGIPLFKLEEKESKKLLRMEEDIKKRIVGQQEAIGAIAKAIRRTRAGLNDPNKPIGTFIFLGPTGVGKTELAKALNGFLFEDEDSLIRIDMSEYMEKFAVSRLIGAPPGYVGYEEGGQLTEKVRRHPYSIVLLDEIEKAHPEVFNLLLQLLDEGQLTDSFGRKVDFRNTVVIMTSNMGTRQARAGKSMGFQKADSKTDYDSMKGRIMEEVKKTFNPELINRIDETIIFHPLNRNHILEIINILLKDVTKRLKDKSIEFNFTDTGRNFIADKGFDPTYGARPLKRAIQRYLEDPLAEEILKGDFNSGCSVEVYHNEDEDKLSFKIEQLSKKQQTKAENTA